DNA from Mesorhizobium loti R88b:
GACTTTACCTTGGTGCCGCCGGGCTTCAGGTCAAGGTGTTCTTCCTGGCTTGCGTGGCCATTGCCGGCCTCTACGGCGCGGCAACGGTTGGCCGCAAGATCCTGTTCATCCAGACCGTGCCGGCGGTGGTCGCCTTGATCGCGGTCTGGCTTGGCTGGTAGGCAAGAGGGACAGGTGAGGAAAAAGGACGCCCGCGGGATTGGGGTCCCGAAGGCGCCAGGTGTCCCTTCCTCTGGACCTCCAGAGGCTTCAGCCGTTCGGGTAGTTTCCGCCGTCGGAGCCGTCGCCCATCATGAAACCGCTGCCGGTGTTGATCCTCAAGCGCTGGTCGATACGGTCGAGATGACCCAGCAGATCATGATACTGCGCGGCCGGTATCCTGCCGTGATCCGAAGCCGCAATCCTCTCGGCGGCCTGGCGGATCTGGTTGGTGCGCATTTCCAGGTGTTCCGCCACGGCCGGAGTGATGTTGTTGGCCTGGCGTGCGTCGACTATGCCCTCGCGGACACCTTGAGCCTGTTCAATGAGGGCTTCGACACGCGGACCGGTCAAGTCGGTCGGGGCGGCGGCATCGAGGGCGCCCTTGTGATGGCCCGCAGCATAGGCGCCGGCGAGCGGAATGGCGATGAAGAATGCAGTCAGTGCTGCGGTTCTAAGCGAGGGTGTAAAAGAGCGCATCGTCGCGTCTCCTCCTGAAGAGGAAGGCAGCGGTTCTTTCGCCTGCCTTCCAGCTGTCGGCCGTCCGGTTCCGTCGCGTCGCGATGAGGGGGATTCATCGCCGGCGGTTCTCGGCCTGCACAGGACGCTAGGACTGCTTTGCGACGATGTGTAATTAAAAAAAGATAATCTTTTCAGGCCTTGCCGGCCGTGGTCTGCGCCCTAGAGTTGAGCTGGCAAACAAGTTCGCGTGACTTTTCCGTGATGATGAATCACCGTTCGGTGAGCTTCAGTTCAATACGGCGGTTCTTGTTGCGCGCCTCATCGGTGTCGGCGGGGTCGAGCGGCTGGAACTCGCCGAAGCCGGCGGCAACCAGCCGGTTGGCCGGCACGCCGTTCTCGATCAGGAACTTCACCACCGAGGTCGAACGCGCCGTTGACAGTTCCCAATTGTCGCGGTAGCGGCCGGTACCGGAGAGCGGCTTGTTGTCGGTGTGGCCGTCAACGCGCAGCACCCAGTTGATCTCGGGGGGGATTTCCTTTTGCAGTTCAATGATGGCGTCGGCGAGCTTCTTCATCTCGACCTTGCCGGCATCGTTGATCACCTCGGAGCCGGTTGGGAACAGCACTTCCGACTGGAAGACGAAGCGGTCGCCGACGATGCGGATGTTCTCGCGGTCGGCGAGGATCTCGCGCAGGCGCCCGAAGAAATCGGAGCGGTAGCGGTTCAGTTCCTGCACGCGCTGCGCCAGCGCCACGTTCAGGCGGCGGCCGAGATCGGCGATCTTGGTGTTGGAATCGCGGTCGCGGGTTTCGGATACGTTGAGCGCATCCTCAAGCGCGCCGATCTGCTTGCGCAGTGCTGCGATCTGCTGGTTGAGGATCTCGACCTGGCTCAGTGCCTGCTGGCTGATCTGGCGCTGGCTGTCGAGCTCGCCGCCGAGCTCCACGGCACGCTGGGTGGCAGCGTCGCCGGCGCCCGCGCCTTGCGCCAGCAATTGTTCGAGCCGGCTCTTCTCGGCTTCCGCCGCCGACAGCGATGCCTGCAGATTGGCCAGCGAATCGTCCTTGTCCTGCGCCGTCGAGCGCTCCAGCGCCAGAAGCTGCGTCAGTTCGTTGATCTGCGAATTGAGACGAGTGAGTGCCGTGTCCTTGCCGGAGAGTTCGCGGCCGAGCAGGAACTGCGCCAGCACGAAGACCGTGAGCAGGAACATGATGGCCAGAAGCAGCGTCGACAGTGCGTCGACGAAGCCCGGCCAATAGTCAATGCGGCGATCGGTGCGCCGGCCCCGGGCAAGCGCCATGCTAGTGCACCCCAGGCTTCTTCAGGGCGTCGGCGATCTTTTCCAGCGTGTTGCGCATCGCCTTCTGCTCGTCGGACTGGGCCTCGACCCAGTCGCGCATGATCTGCTGCTCGGAGCGCATGTTCTTGACCAAGCCGGAAATGCCGTCGGCGAGATTGGCCATGGCGGTGGCGACGCGCGGGTTGGAGCCGCCGCCATTCTCCTGCATGCTGCGCAGCCGTTCGGACAGCACCCGGATCTCGTCGGAGGATTCGGCCTTCGCCGGATCGGAGACGACGATGTCGGACGACAGGTCGGTGACCGAGGACAGCCAGTTCTCGAGCTCGGTGTAGAAGCGGGTCTGGGCGCGGCCGGCCTGCAGGTCGAGGAAGCCGAGCACCAGCGAGCCGGACAGACCGAACAGCGAGGACGAGAAGGCCGTGCCCATGCCGGCCAGCGGCGCCGACAGGCCCTGCTTCAGCGAATCGAGCACTGCCGCCGCATCCCCTGTGCCGGGATCGAGCGATTCGATGGTTTCGCGGATCGAGCCGATCGTGTTCAACAGACCCCAGAAGGTGCCGAGAAGACCGAGGAAGACCAGGAGACCGACGAGATAACGCGAGGTGTCGCGGCTTTCGTCGAGGCGCGTGGCGATGGAATCCAGCATCGTGCGCATCGAACTGGTCGAAAAGGCCGTCGCTGACGAGCGGCCGATCATGGCCTTCATCGGCGCCAGCAGAACCGGTTCGGTGGTCTCGGAGCCGGCCCGGAAGGAGTTGACCCAGCGCACTTCGCGAAACAGCCGTCCTACCTGGGCGAAGGCCAGCAGGATGCCGACCGCAAGCACGCCGACGATCAGGCCGTTGAGGCCGGGATTGCTGCCAAAAGCTGTCGAGATCTGACGGGTCAGGATGGCGGCAATAAACGCGACGATGGCCAGGAAGATGACCATGGTCAGCAGGAAGACCTGCGGGCTCGACAATTTGTGCGGGTCGTAAACCAGCACGTCGGAACGCCTGCCCACGCCGAAGGATTTGAGAAAAGCCATCCGTGCCCCGTTTCCGATGCCGCCGATCACGTAGCTGGCGACTCTAAACGGAATTGTGACCAAATTGAATGGCGCTTGGCAATATTGCCACACCGATAGTCATTGTCAGAGGCGATTGATGACCAGACAGTCGACCATGGCGGCCAGATGCAGGCCGGCGCCGGTGACGACAAAGCCGTGCCACAGCGCATTGTGGAAGCGCAGCGCCTTCCAAGCAAAGAAGATGACGCCGCAGGAGTAGACGACGCCACCGGCTATGATGAGCGCAAGCGACGTCGTTGGCAGGGTCTCGACAAGCGGCTTTGCCAGGAGGATGCCACTCCAGCCGATGGCGAGGTAGAAGACAACAGCCAACCGGTCGAAACGGCCGGGAAAAAACACCTTGATGGCGATGCCCATCGCCGCGGCGCTCCAGACCAGGACGATCATCCAACTGGCCAGCGGCGAGCCGTCGAGCTGGGCCAGGAAAGGCGTGTAGGTGGCGGCGATCAGCAGATAGATCGCGGCGTGATCGAAGCGCCGCAAGACCCATTTGGCCGGCGACGTCACCGGCCACAGATTGTAAGTCATCGACACTGACAGGACCGTGAGCAGCGAAACGACATAGAAGGCTGCGGCGAGGTATTCGCCGGGCCCGACCCGATACGCCGCCAGCGCCAGCAGCGCCGAGCCGGCCGCGATCGCCAGCACGATGCCGACAGCATGGACGATGCCGTCGGCGATCATCTCCGCGCGGGAATAGTGCCAGCGCCCGATGAACGGAATGTCGAGTTGTGGCGGGATATTGGTCATCTGTCGTCCTGCGTCACCCTTATCTGGGCAACCGCCGGACAGTATTTCAAGCTTTGGTTGCGGTTTTGCGACTGCGGCGCTTCAGCGCGCCGTGCCAAACAGCGCGGCTTGCCTGTCAACGAGAGGGGAGCGGCTTTTTCACCGTCTTCAGCAGCGCACGCTGGATAACCTCATTGCCGGCGACGACCGAGCCATTGTCGAGCATATCCTGCCCGCCTTCCATGTCGGAAACGAAGCCGCCCGCCTCGCGGATCAACAGCAGGCCGGCGGCTATATCCCAGGCCGACAGACCGGTTTCCCAGAAGCCGTCCATGCGGCCGGCCGCGACATAGGCGAGATCGAGCGCGGCGGAGCCGAGACGCCGCACGCCCGAGACCTCGGCCATGACGTTGCGCAACTCGACGAGGAAATTGCCGTGGTGGCCGCGTCCCAGATGCGGCATGCCGCAGCCGATCACCGTGTCGACCAGCTTGGTGCGGCCGGAGACGCGCAGCCGGCGGTCGTTCATGAAGGCGCCACCGCCCCGTTCGGTCGTATAGAGCTCGTCCATGGCCGGATTGTAGATGACACCGGCCACGATCTGCCCCTGACGTTCGAGCGCGATCGAGACTGCGAAGAGCGGAATGCCATGCAGGAAATTGGTGGTGCCGTCGAGCGGGTCGACGATCCAGCGATGCTGGCTGTCATCGCCTTCGACCACGCCGCGTTCTTCCATCAGGAAGGCGTAGCCGGGACGCGCCTTCGACAGCTCGGCAAACAGGATGTCCTCGGCCTTGCGATCGGCCTGGCTGACATAGTCACCTGGCCCCTTCAGCGAGACCTGCAGGTTCTGGACCTCGCCGAAATCGCGCGACAGCGAACGGCCGGCCTTCATTGCGGCCTGGACCATGACGTTGAGAAGGGCTGAGCGTGCCATATTGTTGAAACTCCAAAAGCCTGGGGCGGATCAACTCAAATTGGATCGCGGCCCCGCTTCATCTGCTTGTCTTTGCACGCATGATCTTGTCCGAAAAGTCCGCAACTTTTCGGGATCATGCTCTAGTCTGCGCGGCGCACGTACGTGATTTCGTTGGTGTCGACGATGATGCGTTCGCCGGCGCCGATAAAAGGCGGCACCAGGACACGAATGCCGTTCTCCAGTACCGCCGGCTTGTAGGAGGACGCCGCTGTCTGGCCCTTCACTACCGGGTCCGCCTCGGTGATGGTCAGCGTCACATAATCGGGCAGCGAGATGCCGATCGGCCTCTCCTCATAGAGCTGGACCGTCACCATCATGCCGTCCTGCAGGAAGGCGGCGCGGTCGCCGACGAAGTCCTTGTTCAATTCAAGCTGCTCGTAGCTCTGGGTGTCCATGAACACCAGCGCGTCTTCCTGCGCATAGAGGAAGGAAAAATCCTTCAGGTCGAGGCGGATCTGCTCGACCGTTTCAGCCGAGCGGAAGCGCTCGTTGAGCTTGGTGCCGTTGATGAGGTTCTTCAACTCGACCTGGTTGTAGGCGCCGCCCTTGCCGGGCTTGACGGTGTTGGTCCTGACCGCCACCCACAGGCCGCCATCGTGCTCGATGACGTAGCCGGGACGGATTTCGTTGCCATTGATCTTGGCCATGATGATGGGATCCGGGATGCTGCCAACGGCCAGGCCGTCGGTATGGGATGTTCGCTGGGAAAGCGATTTCGGGCTCCCAAGACCACAAAACACCGGAAGAGGCAAGGGAGCGGGCGGGAAGGGCCGCAGCGCCGGGGCCATTATCAGGGCAGGCGGTTCGCCTTCTGCAGGGCCTGCTTGGTCTGGTCCTCGCTCAGCCCTTGCAGGAAATCGTCCATGTCTGCGTCGATGAGGCCGGCGCGGCGGGCGACGATGTACCAGGCACCGGCGAGCACCAGGTCGGGGTCGGTGCCAATGCCTTGCATGTAGAGTTTTGCCAGGCGGTTCTGGGCGGCGACATTGCCGCCTTCGGCAGCCTGCTTCGTCCAGCCGAAAGCCGATTTCAGGTCGCGGTCACCGCCGCGGCCCTCGATCATCCAGGCGGCGAGATCGATCTGCGCGGTGTCATAGTTCTGCCGTGCGGCCTGTGCCAGCAGGCGCCTTGCCTGCGCATCGTCGCGTGGCTTGCCGCCGACGCCGTTGGCGTAGATCTGGGACATGGCGTACTGGGCGTCGGGGAGACCGGTCGCGGCGGCGCGCTCATAATAGGGGACCGCCTTGGCGAGGCCCGCGTCGCCGGGATCCTGCTGGACCAGTATCTGCGCGAAATTGAACTGCGCCAGCCGGTTGCCGGCTTCGGCGGCGGCCTGCATCAGCGCATAGGCCTCCTTCGTGTCCTTCTTGACGTAGCGGCCGTCGAGCAGCATCAGCGCATATTGGAACTGCGATTCCGGGACGCCTTGCTCGGCGGCGGCGGCGTACCATTTCGCCGCCTCGGCCGCGTTCAACGGCACGCCCAGCCCGCGCGACAGGATCTCGGCCACTAATGTCTGCGCCGCCGGGTCGCCATTCTGGGCACGGACCAGCGCAAGATCGTAGGCCGTCTTGTAGAGTCCGCGCTGGAAGGCGCCATAGGCCGCGTCCGCCGGCTTGGCCCCGAAGCGGTCTGGATTGATGCTGTCGGCCGATGGCAGCGGTGCCGGCTCCGCCGTGGTGGCGGGCTGCGGCAGCTGCGTTTCGATCGGCTTGTCAGTGTGCACGCCGGTTTCAGGCTTGGGCTGCGGCAAGGGTATGGTTTCGGCGGCGGTGGCGGCCTGAATCATGACCGCCGCAAGCAGGGCCTGAAGGGGAAGCCTTGCCAGGGACACGTCAATCCTCGAAGCGCGGCGCGGTTTCGTCGAGCAGCGCATTGGCCCGGGCGATCGCGGCTTGCGGATCGACGCCGTCGGCGAACACCGCACTCGACAGCGCGACAAACTCGGCGCCGGTCGCGGCCACGTCCTCAACGGAAGCCAGGTCGGATCCGGCCATGACGATGCAGGGGATCTGGATCATGTCAGCCCACCATCGTCCCAGCGACAGGTTGCGCGGGTGTGGCTCGGGCTTGTTGTCGTAGCCGAAGCGGCCGAAAAAGATGTAGTCGGGCCGCGTCTCGCCAAGCTCAAGCGCATCGTCACGCGTCTTGGCGCCGCCGGTACCGACCATCATTTTCGCCTGGAAATGCTCGATCGTTTCGGCAAGCTCAGCCTTGGAGACCTCGGCATGGATGCCGTCGGCCTGGACACGCCCCGCAATGCGGGTGTCGCCGGCGATGACGACGGCCACGCCCGCGGCCTGCGCCGAAGGCACAATCTGCTCGGCGAAAGCCTGGAACGAGGCTTCGTCCATGCCGTTCTCGGGCAGGATCAGCGAAGCGATATCGCCGCCGTCGAATGCAGTAACGATGCGAGCGGCCGGCACGCCGGGCGGCGCGATCAGCACGATGCGGCAGCGGTTTGGGGGCGTTGCGTCATTCATGGTTCTTCGATCCCGGGTTTCGCCTATGCCGGGCGAAGATGGTTGGATTGCGGCATAGAGCAAACTGCCGGAATTGAACAGGCGTCAGCTTTCAGTCGACATCAGGCAGGACGGAGAGCATTGCGGGCTTTCATGACGACGTCGAAAACTTTCGACGGATACTCGATGCCAAGGAATTGCGGAACCGGGTCAAGAGCCGGCGACCAGCTGGCAAAACTTTGATAGCGAGACTGGGACCAGCCGCCCGAACTTCCGAACAACGATGCGGCCGCGCCGAAGCGCAAACTGCCGCGCTTTTCTCCCTCTCCGGTCAGCTGAATGTCGGGAAGGCGCTCCAGATCAATCGATGTGAAGCTGGCGAAAGGAGCAGTGCGCATGATGAGAATGCGCTTGTCGGTGACCACATAAGAGATACGTCGTCTGAACCACGCATCGACCGCAAACCTGCCAAAGACGAAGAACAGCCCAATGCAGATGAACATTGCTCCCCATGCATCGAAGAAAAGCGGCGCACCTTGCCTCGTCGCGGTATAAGTCCAGAAGATTGCAAAACCGCACCAGAGCAGGCTGAACGGTATGAGAAACATATCGCGACTGGTGAAGAATATGCCTTGCGCGGGAATACCACTCCAAAGGATGCGTTCGCGCGGCAAGAGCCGTCCCTGGAAAGTTCCGATCGCCACTCGGTCACCCCGTTGCTTTGTGCCCGCATCCACATCGCATGGACCAGGATTGGCGCGCAAGTCAGCAACATGTTATCCGCCCTCGAGGCCATGCGTTCGAAAGTATCGTTGCAGCTATCCAACGTTCGAGAACGCTATGCCGGCACTTTCGACTTCCACAGCGACCAGCCGAGATTCATGCCGGCCGCCGCCGTCAGGATCAAAGCGGCGCCGGCGACCTGGCTTAGATGCAAGCGATGGCCGAAGGCGGTGACGTCGACCAGGATGGCAACGACCGGATAGATGAAGGACAGCGATCCCTGCAGATGCGTCGGCAGCTTTTGGATGGCGCCGTACATCAGTATGTACATCAGGCCGGTGTGGACGACGCCCAGCGTCGCCAGCATGGCCCAGCTCCATGGATCGACGGGAAGATGCGTAAGATTGGCGAAAGGCGCCAGCATGACGACACCGACGCAGACCTGGATGAGCGCGATCAGATGCGGCGGCGTGCCCTTGAGCTTCTTGGTGACGATGGCCGCGACGGCCCAGAAGAAGGCAGCGGCCAGGGCCATCAGGATGCCGGCAAAATAATTGGTGCCGACATCGCCGGCGTCAGGGGCGGCCTCGACGATCAGCACCATGCCGGCGAAGGCGATGGCCAGCCAGGTCAGCTTGGTCAGGGTCAGCCGCTCGGCGAAGAAGAGCGCGCCGAAGCCGACCAGCATGAAGGGCTGGGTGTTGTAGACAGCGGTGGCGATCGAGATCGACGCGCGAGAGAAGGCACTGAACAGGAGCAGCCAGTTGATGACGATGGCGGCACCGCCGAGTGCGGCGAGGCCGATGACCCGCAGCGACAGCCTGTTGCGCAGCAATCCGAGGCAAGCGCAGATGACGAGCAACGTTACCGCGCCGAAGGCGCAGCGCCAGAACACGACATCCATGATCGGCTGGCCGGACATGATGACGAACCATCCGATCGTTCCCAGGATCGCCATTGCTGATGACATTTCGACCGTGCCGCGTACCGTTTCGTTCATGATAGCCTCTGGTTCAGTTGAGGCGGTATAATCTCATGCGATGCGGGCACTTTCCATCTCATGGAAAAGGTGATATGGACAAATAGCCTAATTATATTAGGTGTTTTCTCCGAATGGATGGGAAATCTGAGATGCTTGACGATCTCGACCGAAGTCTCCTCGAAATCCTGGTGAGGGATGCACGCACCTCGCTGAAGGATCTGGCTGCCCAGGTCGGACTGTCGTCTCCAAGCGTTTCGGAGCGGCTTAGGCGGCTCGAGGAGCGCGGCGTCATCCGGGCGTTCACGGTCGAGATCGATCCGCTGGCGCTCGGCTATACGCTGCAGGCGATCGTGCGCATCAAGCCTTTGCCGGGCAAGCTGCACATCGTGCAGAAGCTGATCGAGGAGATTGCCGAGTTTGGCGAATGCGACAAGGTGACGGGGGACGACTGTTTCGTCGCCCGTCTGTTCGTGCGCTCGATCGGCGACCTCGACGGCATTCTCGACCGCATCGCCGACAAGGCCGAGACCAGCACCGCCATCATCAAGGCGCAGCCGATCCGGCGGCGGCCGCCGCCGCTCGGGTCGCCGTCGGCCTCATCGTCTTGACTCCGCATGGCCATGGTGGAAAGGCGCTTTCAGTCTGCCAGATGACTGGCTGAAGGATGAGCAAGATATGGCGCAGAATATCTACGACCAGCCGGATTTCTTCGCGGGCTACAGCCGGCTTGGCCGGTCAATCGAAGGCCTGGACGGTGCTGCCGAATGGCCGGCGCTGCGCGCGATGCTGCCTGAAGTCGGGGGTTTAAGGGTTGTCGATCTCGGCTGTGGCTTCGGCTGGTTCTGCCGCTGGGCGCATGAGCACGGGGCGAGCCAGATGCTTGGGCTGGACCTGTCGGAAAAGATGCTTGCCCGCGCGCGTGCCGCCGGTCCGGATACCGGCATCACCTATGAGATGGCCGATCTCGACCAGCTCAGCCTGCCGCAAGACGGTTTCGATCTCGCCTACAGTTCGCTTGCCCTGCACTATGTCGATGACGTTGCGCGCCTGTTCAGGACGGTGCATCGGGCGCTGTCGCCCGGTGGGCATTTCGTCTTCTCGACGGAACATCCGATCTATATGGCTCCCAGCAGGCCTGGTTGGGCGATCGATGCCGAGGGCCGCAAGACATGGCCCGTCGACCAGTATCTGCTGGAAGGCCCGCGCAAGACCGACTGGCTGGCCAAG
Protein-coding regions in this window:
- a CDS encoding peptidoglycan -binding protein, encoding MALARGRRTDRRIDYWPGFVDALSTLLLAIMFLLTVFVLAQFLLGRELSGKDTALTRLNSQINELTQLLALERSTAQDKDDSLANLQASLSAAEAEKSRLEQLLAQGAGAGDAATQRAVELGGELDSQRQISQQALSQVEILNQQIAALRKQIGALEDALNVSETRDRDSNTKIADLGRRLNVALAQRVQELNRYRSDFFGRLREILADRENIRIVGDRFVFQSEVLFPTGSEVINDAGKVEMKKLADAIIELQKEIPPEINWVLRVDGHTDNKPLSGTGRYRDNWELSTARSTSVVKFLIENGVPANRLVAAGFGEFQPLDPADTDEARNKNRRIELKLTER
- a CDS encoding MotA/TolQ/ExbB proton channel family protein; amino-acid sequence: MAFLKSFGVGRRSDVLVYDPHKLSSPQVFLLTMVIFLAIVAFIAAILTRQISTAFGSNPGLNGLIVGVLAVGILLAFAQVGRLFREVRWVNSFRAGSETTEPVLLAPMKAMIGRSSATAFSTSSMRTMLDSIATRLDESRDTSRYLVGLLVFLGLLGTFWGLLNTIGSIRETIESLDPGTGDAAAVLDSLKQGLSAPLAGMGTAFSSSLFGLSGSLVLGFLDLQAGRAQTRFYTELENWLSSVTDLSSDIVVSDPAKAESSDEIRVLSERLRSMQENGGGSNPRVATAMANLADGISGLVKNMRSEQQIMRDWVEAQSDEQKAMRNTLEKIADALKKPGVH
- the trhA gene encoding PAQR family membrane homeostasis protein TrhA; the encoded protein is MTNIPPQLDIPFIGRWHYSRAEMIADGIVHAVGIVLAIAAGSALLALAAYRVGPGEYLAAAFYVVSLLTVLSVSMTYNLWPVTSPAKWVLRRFDHAAIYLLIAATYTPFLAQLDGSPLASWMIVLVWSAAAMGIAIKVFFPGRFDRLAVVFYLAIGWSGILLAKPLVETLPTTSLALIIAGGVVYSCGVIFFAWKALRFHNALWHGFVVTGAGLHLAAMVDCLVINRL
- a CDS encoding inositol monophosphatase family protein, with product MARSALLNVMVQAAMKAGRSLSRDFGEVQNLQVSLKGPGDYVSQADRKAEDILFAELSKARPGYAFLMEERGVVEGDDSQHRWIVDPLDGTTNFLHGIPLFAVSIALERQGQIVAGVIYNPAMDELYTTERGGGAFMNDRRLRVSGRTKLVDTVIGCGMPHLGRGHHGNFLVELRNVMAEVSGVRRLGSAALDLAYVAAGRMDGFWETGLSAWDIAAGLLLIREAGGFVSDMEGGQDMLDNGSVVAGNEVIQRALLKTVKKPLPSR
- the efp gene encoding elongation factor P gives rise to the protein MAKINGNEIRPGYVIEHDGGLWVAVRTNTVKPGKGGAYNQVELKNLINGTKLNERFRSAETVEQIRLDLKDFSFLYAQEDALVFMDTQSYEQLELNKDFVGDRAAFLQDGMMVTVQLYEERPIGISLPDYVTLTITEADPVVKGQTAASSYKPAVLENGIRVLVPPFIGAGERIIVDTNEITYVRRAD
- a CDS encoding tetratricopeptide repeat protein; protein product: MSLARLPLQALLAAVMIQAATAAETIPLPQPKPETGVHTDKPIETQLPQPATTAEPAPLPSADSINPDRFGAKPADAAYGAFQRGLYKTAYDLALVRAQNGDPAAQTLVAEILSRGLGVPLNAAEAAKWYAAAAEQGVPESQFQYALMLLDGRYVKKDTKEAYALMQAAAEAGNRLAQFNFAQILVQQDPGDAGLAKAVPYYERAAATGLPDAQYAMSQIYANGVGGKPRDDAQARRLLAQAARQNYDTAQIDLAAWMIEGRGGDRDLKSAFGWTKQAAEGGNVAAQNRLAKLYMQGIGTDPDLVLAGAWYIVARRAGLIDADMDDFLQGLSEDQTKQALQKANRLP
- a CDS encoding thiamine phosphate synthase is translated as MNDATPPNRCRIVLIAPPGVPAARIVTAFDGGDIASLILPENGMDEASFQAFAEQIVPSAQAAGVAVVIAGDTRIAGRVQADGIHAEVSKAELAETIEHFQAKMMVGTGGAKTRDDALELGETRPDYIFFGRFGYDNKPEPHPRNLSLGRWWADMIQIPCIVMAGSDLASVEDVAATGAEFVALSSAVFADGVDPQAAIARANALLDETAPRFED
- a CDS encoding DMT family transporter, whose amino-acid sequence is MNETVRGTVEMSSAMAILGTIGWFVIMSGQPIMDVVFWRCAFGAVTLLVICACLGLLRNRLSLRVIGLAALGGAAIVINWLLLFSAFSRASISIATAVYNTQPFMLVGFGALFFAERLTLTKLTWLAIAFAGMVLIVEAAPDAGDVGTNYFAGILMALAAAFFWAVAAIVTKKLKGTPPHLIALIQVCVGVVMLAPFANLTHLPVDPWSWAMLATLGVVHTGLMYILMYGAIQKLPTHLQGSLSFIYPVVAILVDVTAFGHRLHLSQVAGAALILTAAAGMNLGWSLWKSKVPA
- a CDS encoding Lrp/AsnC family transcriptional regulator yields the protein MLDDLDRSLLEILVRDARTSLKDLAAQVGLSSPSVSERLRRLEERGVIRAFTVEIDPLALGYTLQAIVRIKPLPGKLHIVQKLIEEIAEFGECDKVTGDDCFVARLFVRSIGDLDGILDRIADKAETSTAIIKAQPIRRRPPPLGSPSASSS
- a CDS encoding class I SAM-dependent methyltransferase, with the protein product MAQNIYDQPDFFAGYSRLGRSIEGLDGAAEWPALRAMLPEVGGLRVVDLGCGFGWFCRWAHEHGASQMLGLDLSEKMLARARAAGPDTGITYEMADLDQLSLPQDGFDLAYSSLALHYVDDVARLFRTVHRALSPGGHFVFSTEHPIYMAPSRPGWAIDAEGRKTWPVDQYLLEGPRKTDWLAKGVVKHHRTLGTTLNTLIQSGFTIGHVEEFRPTDAQIAAKPELAEELERPMFLLVSARR